CTTGAAACCCGAAGTGAAGCCATCTGTAGTGCCAGGCATGGAATCAGATGAAAAGCTTGGTAGTGGGATTTCTGCTTCAAAAGCAGAGGATGATGAGGTTGATAACCTACCCTATTTATCACAGGATATTGCACACGAGGCATTATCTAACACAAAATATCCTTATGCAGAAGACCTCGAAAAGCGACAGAGATATCTAAATGTTTTGAAAGTTTATTCAGACCAAACTGGTACTTCAGGCACCTTTGCAGCTTCCTTGAAGAAAATCCGGCCAACGAGTTTTAGTCATGAAACATGGATCAATGAACTTAACGAATTTACGAGAGTAGCAATTGTGTTCCGGCCGCTAAAAGGAGCCATTGCTAGTAGGTTTACTTCTAGCACCGGGAGGCCCACAAACGATACCGGGATACAGACTCCTGCTGAATATGACGCTTCTACTTTCAGAGTGACGGACTTCTTTCCCGAAAGGCTATTAAGCAAGCGTTTTGGGGTGCCATTTATTGGAATCACAACAGATTCATCTGAAAAGCGATCCATGAAACCGAGCAGAGATACTACTCAAGAGAGCAAACCAAAATCTGAGGCGAGCGCGAGTTCTTCTGAGGTTGAAGCGACTATTGATCCCAATAAAAACTCCGCCCTCGAGTCAGATCGAGCACCATCCAGTCTGTTTGCCATGATATTTGGTGACAAAGCTGAAGACAGTGAGGACGATGATATTTAACGAAGTAATGAgtaatgataatgatttGTATTTCATATACCACAGCGTAGATTTCGGGTGACAAAGTGACTGGCAAAACCAGACGGTCctcgcaatctcctgcgaagcaggagccacggggtctggggcggagccccagccgccggaggcagttgaTGCATTCGTGGAAGCTTTTATAATTACAGATGCTATAATGGAGACGGGAACAGCAGCTCGCGGGCATTGTTGTAGAACCCGTTATCGTAtatgttgttgatatcttGGAACCCTTCGACTTTACGGAGAACAAGACCGCGCTCTGAAACCAGCTGGTTCTCGGACGGTTTGAGGTTTCGGTGATAGGTTCCGTCATTGAGCTTTTGGAGCACGATAGTGGGTTCGTTTCTGGCGTGGCTGAGCGCGTCCAGAGACTTGTCGGGGTATCCAAAGTAATAAAGACACTCGTCTTCAATGCATTCGTTGATGGCATCCCATTTCATCGACTCATTAGTGGTGGTAcccaaataaataaatttaatATGCACTGCGAGGAATCCGCCGgcaacaagaaaaagcatCCCGCAAAGAAGCATCAGCGAGCCCGCAGTGCGGTTGATGTCATTATATGTCATTATGCTCTAGGTCTCGTTAGAAACACACAACTCTCATCTCAAGGAACACAAAGCCATGTCAAACTTACCACCCATGCTGTCCAACCGAGAAAACCACTTGGCACAATATCTCCACTCGCTATCAGACGGGCCAAATCTCGTGCTAGCACTCCACGTGTAAGATAAAACCCGTATGTGAGCAGCACGACATTGCTGACCACATAGAAAAAGAACCACCGATAGTTATAGTAACCAACACAGTTATTAATCCACACACAATGATGGTCCATCATGGCAATACAGCCACCACAGCTTGAGCAGTGTTTACTTCGAGCAGGCTTTTCGAATTTACACGTGGAACATATGTTATCCGACATGAATATAAGATTATCAAATCTGAACTTCTTGAGCACTCGGGCATGATTCTCTTTCCTAATAAATCCCGGGTTTGAAAACACCGCCAGCCAGCTGCTCACATACGGCAGACATGACACTGCCGGTATGGCAACGTAATGAAACCCGTTCATCGGAATCCGGTAACAAACATCCTttaagaaaaaataaaggCATACCGTTACTACCACTATGTACCCGGCCTGTACTGTTAGAATTATCTGGGTGGCAGGGgacagcctccggcggctggggctccgccccagaccccgctgctcctctcgcttcgctcgagtcgtgcgtcGGGCGGTGGCACAGAACTGTAAATTGCTGTCTCTGATGTGAATTTCAGGTACATTGATTGACAGAACTATGAATTGAAGTTTGAGATATGGTTTTGTATCACAGAACCAACGACTTACTGGTACAATATATCCAATGTGGTGGTAGTGTTTGGTCCAGAGACCAGTGGCCAGTCGTTCGGTCTTTCCCGTGGGATCCAGTGCATGAAGCACCCGTCTAGGGTTGTCAATAAGCCATTGCCGAGTTCTCGAAAGCCATGTGTCTCTGAATCATGAGTTAGTACCATATTTGTCCCTCTGGTTATTCACGGAAGTACGATCACCAACTGCGGTGATGCCACTTAGCATTCCTTCTCAACACCAACTCTTGGCCAATACTTACTGAAGCTGAGGTAGACTGCCAAACAGGCAAATCACGAGAAACACGCAAAAGATCGCAATTAGCACAAGGGCTACTTTGAACTTTCCCATGGACGACTTTGACTTGTGGACCTAGATTCAGATCACATCAGATCAGCGCCATCTTATCATCGTACGGCAACTCACTGGTGTTGGGCTGGGGTTCCAGAACCAGGAACAACTAATTAGTACCGTCTTATGTTCAACTATCCCTTCTAACAACGTTATAAGAAATTCACAACATAAGAAAACAAGAGATGCAAATACGGTCAAGAGGCactaaaaataatatttcatcacaaaatatatattaacaTAAATTGCCATGTGATATTGCCACTTCTACACCACCGCCAGGGTATTAAATGACCCACTTACAGCCCTGCAAGTAGTGTACTAACTGCATTTGGCGaaaattacccctgagttcGATATGCAGGTAGCATTTAATTCAATCAAATCGAATATAAAGTGAGCAGCCAAAATAACACAGTACAGAACAAAAGTTGTCTAATATTTCAACACAGGCGaacagttttttttttatttacagACTAAAACAATCTCAGACTGGTATTCATATTACGGGCTTTGCAATTTCTCATGCCATAAAATCCAGAAATTAACCCAGTCAAAACCTAAGACAAAAACCTCATTTACATTTAGTGTCCTTTGATAACCACTAAGTAGCACCCCTTAGAGACCGTTAACCATTAAAAttggaaaaagaacaagtaAGAAGAATCAAGGTGAAcccgacgtaacgactcgagcggagcgagaggagccacggggtctggggcggagccccagccggcGGAGGCAGAACCTCTCTTCCCCGTCACAGGATGCACGTAGCAGAGTGTGCACGAGAAGAGTTTAAGTTAAGGGTGGTACTTAATGTTCCTCAAAACGTGATATTGGACAGGCTGCACATAGCTAATACAGAAGTAATatacagcagcagatatGATACATTTTGAGGCAAGGGAAATTTGCTGTTCAGGAGAGAGTACTGCGACGATCGCGGCAGAGGTTAGTAGAAAGAAGTGAGGAGAAGTGAGGGAAAGTGAGATGTGGTGCAGATGGTGGAGTATTAATTGATGCGGATATGCGGGCCCCTGGCTGAAAATTGTCATTTCCTCATCCGCACCAATGCATAATAACAGTAGAGGCGCGTTTTTTAACCACCGAATTACCCCTTATTTGACAAGATTGACTGCACAGGGTAGTCCGATCAGGTAAAACAGTCTACAAAAACTTCCGATCTAATGTCTAGTGATTAGAACCCTTCAGAAGACGACATTTGTGAGTAGTTATCTCCGATATCATAAAAAAGTTACTAGAACCAGTTCCAATTCGCAAATAATCTCTTGGCAAAAGTAATAGACCATCGTGATAAAAATACATCTCAGACAGACAGTCAGTCGGCCGGCCAAGAACGTTGAACTGCTGAAACGCTGAAACCCAAACCGAGTAACCTTCAGAAGCAGCTCGACACAAACTAGTTGATACGTCTGGAATACGAAACCCAACATTCTCAACCTTACAAAGACACCAGAATCAGCTTTTCACTCTCGTCTATCCAAGACACGACAGTTCTTCAATTGAAATTAATTGACTCAGACATTCTTCAGTTACATCAATTAATTGACaaaaaatagaagaagacatcgccaatttcaattgtcaaaaacaattaCATTTTATTCACTCGTTAATCCAGTTCCcattgattgatttccGCGACATCACTGCGAATAAGGTCTGTGCTCGCAACAGTGTCTCACGCTCGATACTACTATAGATCACGCCCACTGACATAAACTCATCCAAACCAACGCAAGTAGCACTCAAGGCACGAGCTACGCGACAAAAACGCACACAACTGATACAAAGTAACATACCATGGCTCCCGTGTACCCACCCGTCACGATAGAGAAGCGGATAGCCTCTCTCGAGTACCTGTGCTCACTGTAAGTGTTCAGCTGGGGGTGTaggtgtgtgcctccggcggctggggctctgccccagaccccgtggctcctctcgcttcgctcgagtcgagcgtcggAGTGCCAgtaatctcctgcgaagcaggagcaaccagggtctggggcggagccccagccgccggaggcatgtccccgGCCAGGAAGTGTCATATGCTAACGAGGGACAAGGAACGCGAAACAACTGTTTCGCGCCAACACGTCGAGCACGTTTATTGCTAGTAAGGACTTTGAACACAATTTCAAGATGGAGACGCTGACGACGctgcattttttttacttagGAGGGTCGATTCCGTCTATTATCCAGCGCCATGCCGGTTCGCTGACCGATTATTTGAAAGCCCTGCTGGCGCTGTTCAAGGAGTACGAGTCGATAAAAGCCCAGTCGGACCCCACTACGTCGCGAACAAAGAGTGTGGTGGGTGTTGGAAGGAGGTTGTTTAGAGCTCGGGTCAAGTCTGAGACGTCACTGTCGACTGTTTCATCGTCCACTTCACTGAATGAGCACCATTTACGGGCAGGACGTAACTCGAGCGGATCTATTCCCTCATCTTTGGCGTTTATTCcttcaccaacaaccaGTTCAATTCCTGAGTATTCGTACCTCAGCGTATGTCACCTACCATTTGTGCCAGACCTGGCTCAAACGTTTCTCTGCCTCTGTGAGACTCTCATCGAAGCCTATAAACACATTGACACGTTAGTGCCCAATTGGCAGGCAGTGCCTCAGGATGTCCAGGAGCTCGTATCTAAATTAGACGATAAAGTCTATAAGAACGTTGTAGCACCATCGCTCAAGGATATCGAGACGCCATTCAGAAACGTCTCATATACTGAATCACCATCATCTAAACTCAGCAGTCTTCTCTCACGAGCCTAGTTCTCTGGGGTGAACCGTTAAacatttattatttgagtttggtttCGGTCTAGCTTGGGGATTATTGGAGTCATCCTCATTGCATCTATTGCAAAAAACTGATTCTTTCAGGCCTAGCTGCAATTGAATGGTGAGTTTTAAGATCAGATCTTGCATTTTCAGATTGCAGATTGCACAGCTCACACAAGAAGGAGAAATTCCTGCTGGTATTGAATGTATGTTCACCAGCACTAGTATCTTAACTCACTGTCATTACTACCTAAGAATGGAGTAAATGCTTAGAGACAGCGCAGTGGAAACTAATACACCGAGTGTTCTGAGTGCCTCATTACCGAATACCTCTATAGGTCTAGTAGAGCGGTGAACAGGACGATAATATACTTATCACTTCAAATCTTCCTACATTTGGAGACCCTGGGAGAATCTTCAGCTGGTTCTCCAGCATCTGACCCTGTTCTATGACCCTCTGTGGTACACAATATAGACCGGTCGGATACGTGAAATATGTTTATGTTTGTATATCGgagaatatatatttcgTTCGTCAATGCAATAAATACTTGTGATGATATGATTTTAGTGCAGCCGGGGCACACTGCCAATGCCACTACGATGGCTTGGAAGGAGCGTAGCGGTAATCCAGGTACTGTCTCCATACTACAATGTTAGTTTGATCAGTTCCAAGCATTGAGACCCTGTGCCAGTGACCACGATGCCACAGAAACACCCCGTCTCCACGGTCCAagcaacgagcgaagcgagccacggggtctggggcggagccccagccgccggaggcaagaccCGTTTCGTAAAAAATGTTGTCACACTTACAGTAATAAGAGAACCGCCTGCCGAGAAACTTGCCAATAATTGGGAAGAATATGAGTGTAAACAGGGACCCTAGCTGACGCATGGACTCGTCCCATTCTTTTTGAGCATCCAGGACCCGTTGGTTGTGTCCGctgtcatcgtcgtcatcctcgtcgtcgCTGTCTTCGCTGTCGGCATCATGTCCATTGTCCTCAAACAATGGTGGCCATGGCGGAGACGGAGTTGTTCCGTCAGTTGGAATTTGTTGTGGACCAGTAGAGAAATCGGCTAACAGGCCGGCTCTTTGAACCCGCGCCAGAATATCAGCCCCTTCGTCAATGCTCATTTCTGTTTGGTCGGATgatgttttgtttgatcTGTTGACGTTTCTACGACCTTTGAATGCACGCGAAACAGTTCTAGATCAATCAGGCCAAAAACtgtaaataaaatttaaCAATTGAATCGTGCAATTGAATCAGACTCTGGCAATCTAAAGACGATCTGGAGATGAGCACCCTGTGAAGCTCGCTCATGGGGCAAGCCAGTAGTAACTGGGCTCGAATGTCTGCACAGCCGTGCAACTGCAATTGAGAATGCGAGATAGGAGATGAGATCGGCAGGAATTTTTCATGtcaaaattattttatatattttgtaaATTTTGATCTCATCGAGGAATCAAACAGGTTAATTTTCGCCCAACCTGGCTTCGAAAGTTTGGAAATTGCCAGTTTTTGCAACGACTGGATCACGAATTCTGCTCAGAAAAAGACAAATTTTCAGAATGAGTAGCTCCAGCACTCCTAACAGCACAGCTGCTGCACCAGCGGTATCTGATTCAGTCAATACAACTGAAAATAAGCCTTTTGATACTGAAAAATATGACGAAGTTACAGAGGGAAAGGCCTCGATTTTATATCCGAAAGGAAATACTGTGTTTTACAACCCTGTACAACAGTTCAACAGAGATATCAGTATTGTAGGAATCCGGGCCTGGTCGGAAATCTATAACGAACAGGTTCTAATTCCTCGATTGGAAAGAAGCAAGAACGCAAAAAACAAGGCcaacaagaaaagaaagagagaaaatGACGAGGGAACCGTAGTTTCTGAGCCAAGCACCGAAACAAAAGTCGAACCAGAATCTACTTCTGAGACCCAAGCTGAAACGGATGCTGCCACTACTCAAGACACACCTATGAGCGAAGCTAATAGTGCCACTGCCGCCGAGTCATCGAAACCATATATCGAAATTATCGAGGCTCTTTCAGCCAGTGGATTAAGAGCTATCCGTTACGGTAAAGAGATCCCCTATATCAAAAAAGTTATCGCCAATGACTTCTCGAAAGAAGCAGTTAAATCTATTCACGCCAATGTCGAACACAACCAAATTGGCAGCAGAGTATACCCCAACGAAGGTGATGCCAATATTGTCATGTACCAACACAAGACCAAAAATGTCCACGTAGTCGATTTAGATCCATATGGAAGTGCTACCCCTTTTAtggatgctgctgtgcAATCGGTGTGCGACGGTGGTCTACTTCTTGTGACATGCACTGATCTGGCTGTTTTGGCTGGTAACTCATATCCTGAGAAATGTTTCTCTCAATATGGAGGTAATACTTTGAACAATGACTCGTGCCATGAAGCTGCTCTCAGATTAGTGTTGAATATGGTTGCATCTACAGCTGCAAAATATGGCAGAGCCATTGAACCACTTCTCTCGCTGTCAATTGATTTCTACGTTCGATGCTTCATTCGAGTCCGAAGCCAGCCTGCTCTTGTCAAATTCAATGCTTCAAAAACCATGATTGTATACAACTGTAGCGGATGCGGTACTACCACCTGCCAACCACTCGGAAGAGCCACTGCCCGTGAAAAGAACAACCACGTCACATACAAACATTCGTATGCCCAAGGACCCACTGTCTCATCCAACTGTGAACATTGTGGATTTGTCCACCATGTGGCCGGTCCAATGTGGGGAGGACCACTTCACGATGAGAAATTCGTTTCCAAAATGCTTGAGATCCACGATACTCTCGACACCAATGTGTATAAAACGACCCAAAGAATCAAAGGTATGCTAACTGTAGCCAAATCAGAACTCGATGACACGCCGTTCTTCGTGTCTCTACCACATCTATCTTCTGTCGTGAAAGCGCCCTGTCCTCCTCTCACAACTTTTGCCAGTGCTCTTCTCAACGGCGGATACAGAATCTCTGGCACCCACTGCCAGCCTGCTAGCATCAAAACCGACGCCACAGCCTCTTTCATCTGGGATGTGATGCGCGAATGGATCAAACTCGAAAAGAAAGGCGACACCAAAAACCTCAGTCCCACCTCTCCTGGCGGCAACATTCTCAAGACCCTAGAAACCAAACACAGCATATCCTTCGAGGTCCACCCCAAAGCATCCGAGCTCGAGAAACAGCGCAAGTCCAAACTAGTGCGCTACCAGGTCAACCCCACCGAAAACTGGGGCCCCAAAGCCAAAGCTAAATAGTTCCTGTACATAATCAACCTGTCACGACTCCACTGGCtctgatgcctccggcggctggggctccgccccagaccccgtagctcctgcttcgcaggagttaaCTTGACCGTCgcggaacgactcgagcggagcgagaggagcagcggggtctggggcggagccccagccgccggaggcaacaggCGAGAAgtagaataaatatagtaTATAATAGTATAgagtaataataaaataataataatagtagtagtagtagtagtaataataatacagaCTGGAATAATATCGACTAACGAAGGTAAAGAAAGAATCGTCTAATCAAAGCCTATGATCACTGGTTATAAACAATGTTCCGATATGTACTTGTTGGCGCTTCAGAAGAAGGCGTTGAGAATAGAGTGCGAGCTGTGGCTGTTTCCGTGGTTGGTTACCATGCTCTACATTAGCTTCTATAAGGCCATTCAAAATCGCCCACGGGCGAGGTGAATTCCTGACTTGTCTGCGCAGCAGACGGTGTCACTGATCCGGAACTGGCGGCTTGGCCACTGGAAAGTTTCGATTGGATGCGTCGACCATACGGTGTCGAGCGGATAGAGGGTATAATGGGGCGAATGTTGTCGACTAGTCGCTGACGGACTGCCGGTTGAGCGTAGTCTAGAGCCGTCTGAATCACGTAGTTGGCGTACGAGTCGCGCAACAACTCATCGAGTTTGGGCGAACGAACCAATTCTTCAATCAACAAACTGGCGGTTTCTGGCTCTGCGATTCTCAGGCACTTTTCAATAACATTCGACGAAAACTTCTGTACAGATAATATACAAATTTTGCCCGCAAATTGGTGGATCATGGGTTCTGAAAACTCCTTGTTTCCTAGGTCCAGCACGTATTGTGCCACGTAATTACCAAATTGGTCTTGTACAAGGGTGAATGCGTTCTTGATGATTTCCTTGACTAGCTGCTTCTTTTGTTCGGGCGATGCGTGGTCAATACATCGTTGCAATACACAGCATCCGTGTTTGTGAGTGCCAACAGTCACACAGTTTTCACAAACCGCATCATATATAAACTGTGATCCCTCGTGTGACAATCGGTACAAACACTTCTGAACCACATGGTTTCCATTCAGGTCTTGTGTTAACTTCACCACATTGGATTTCAATGCAGCAACTATCATATCAACCTGCTCACTGGAGTTGATGTACTGAATCATCTTCTGTAAAGCCCGTGTTCCGTGCTGGTTCAAGGCGATAGCCACCAAATCAGGTGCTGCGGTTCTCATAAGCACAGTTCTTTGCTCGTCTGTGGCATATTCAAGCAGCTTTTGACACAAGTAGTTTCCAAATGGATCAGTCATGAGCTCAACAACATGAGGATATGTCTCCTTGaaaatcatattcaagTATCCTGGATTCTTCTCTTCCAGTTTACGTTGCAAGAACCGGCATCCATGCTGGTCTTTACAAAGAGAATAGATTTCATCCTTCATACTTTCTAGTGAAGCATGTGCATATCTGTTCAGTTCGtggtcagcagcagcagatgacTTGACTTGACGTCCTGAACGAGATCCACTGTTCGAACCAACATTTGAAGCACCATTACCGCCAACACTAGTACCAGCACTAGCGTGGCCAGTTCCGCTACTAGCAGAGTTATTGACAGCAGATGGATTCTGGATAATACGGAGAGCTTCGTGACCATTcggtttggtggtggtggcaaTTGATACTGCGGGGTTGTTTCGCATGGGCAAAGACGTCTCGACTGTCACTGGCAGGATTCCTGAAGCTGGTTGAGCATTCTCGCTAAGCAATGGTGGCAAGGTCATAGACGATACGGGAATTGTTTCATTCAACACTGCCTGATTCATCATGCGATAGTTCGAGTTCTCAGTAATAAGACCTCTGTCAAAGTAAGAGCCCTgagaagcagcaggtgaTCTCATTGGTGGTGTATAATAGACCATACGAGGAGCAGCTTGGGGTTGAGCTTGCGAGTGTTGAATAAAGGGACCAGAAGcactagcaccaccaacagaTAATGAAGAATTAGACTTGGAGCCTGAACCAGAACTGGTCACTGCACTACCAAGTCCACTACCATTCAAACCATTGGCCATGCTGTTGTGAACTCCACTTATCCAATTTGGAGCAACCCCACCCGCACTTGTAGCAGATGAGGTACCAGGAgttccagcaccaactccgCTGGTCGAAACCCCATTACCATCAAAAAGAATAGGACTAGGATCCAAGAAGTCGACCAAAGCTCCTGAAACAGACTGTCTTGAGCCGTGTCCTGCCGAGGGTGATGTCTTGAACCCGTTGCTCTCCCTGCGAACAAGAATCGGGAACTTGTCATCAGTGGTCTCTGCTTGCAAAAACGACGGTTTTCTTTGATGAGAAGCTGCCGAAGCAGTTGTCAAACAAATAGCACTTGCATCGTTAGAACTCGCTGGAGTAGCACCTGCCAGAACAGACTGattttgactttgattttgagaagTCTGGCTAGTATGAACAGATGGAGGAGTCGAAGGGGGAGGCGAATACGAATGAAGTTCTCCTTCAAACAAATAACGAGCAGGAGACGACGGGAAAGACGAACCACCAATACTAGAACGAGCATTATTGCCATTCGATGTCAATGACAGTCTGTTCAAGTCCGAAATAAACCCCTCAGTAACAGTGTtcgacgatgatgaggtATGGATAGTCGACATCGAGTCAGATGGTGGAGTTATAACAtgtggatgaagaggattGCGCATTGATTTCGATGGTGGAACTGACATGGGCATCGAACCAGTTCCTCTAACAGAACCAGATGCAACAGGAGAACCATTATTTACAACACCAACAGTACCCCCATTGACATCTCCAGAAGTACCATTATTCATACGGTCACGATCAATTGGAGGTGAGGCCAAATTGCCCACAGGCATCAAGTTAACATTGGCAAGGTTCAATCCATGCTGTGCTTGAGCATGAGACGTACGACTTCCATTCTCCTGAGGACTCAGAAGTGGTCCGCCAACACCAAAACAATGGTTATCTCCACCAGCCAGCGGAAATATGTTATACATGGCATTTGGAATGCCACTTCCAGAAGTACTATTGGACATGATCCCGCCAAGACCTGCAATTGCCAGTTTGCCAGAACCTccattaccaccaccaatacTCCCAGGGGTGAAACTGGAAATGGCAAATCTACTGTCAGGAGGAGTAACTGGTTCTGAGGTCGATGAGAAATCAGCAGTACTTCCATACGAAGGAAATTGATGGTGTGTAGATGAGATAGAAGAGGCGCTGCTCGACGAATTGGAGTTGGAACCCGAGTTGGTGTTGGACTT
This is a stretch of genomic DNA from Sugiyamaella lignohabitans strain CBS 10342 chromosome C, complete sequence. It encodes these proteins:
- the TRM1 gene encoding Trm1p (tRNA methyltransferase; two forms of the protein are made by alternative translation starts; localizes to both the nucleus and mitochondrion to produce the modified base N2,N2-dimethylguanosine in tRNAs in both compartments; GO_component: GO:0016020 - membrane [Evidence IEA]; GO_component: GO:0005739 - mitochondrion [Evidence IEA,IEA]; GO_component: GO:0005739 - mitochondrion [Evidence IDA] [PMID 7599275]; GO_component: GO:0005635 - nuclear envelope [Evidence IDA] [PMID 7599275]; GO_component: GO:0005637 - nuclear inner membrane [Evidence IEA]; GO_component: GO:0005637 - nuclear inner membrane [Evidence IMP] [PMID 19602197]; GO_component: GO:0005637 - nuclear inner membrane [Evidence IDA] [PMID 7599275]; GO_component: GO:0005634 - nucleus [Evidence IEA]; GO_function: GO:0003723 - RNA binding [Evidence IEA,IEA]; GO_function: GO:0008168 - methyltransferase activity [Evidence IEA]; GO_function: GO:0004809 - tRNA (guanine-N2-)-methyltransferase activity [Evidence IEA]; GO_function: GO:0004809 - tRNA (guanine-N2-)-methyltransferase activity [Evidence IDA,IMP] [PMID 9801306]; GO_function: GO:0000049 - tRNA binding [Evidence IEA]; GO_function: GO:0016740 - transferase activity [Evidence IEA]; GO_process: GO:0032259 - methylation [Evidence IEA]; GO_process: GO:0030488 - tRNA methylation [Evidence IMP] [PMID 2426253]; GO_process: GO:0008033 - tRNA processing [Evidence IEA,IEA]) produces the protein MSSSSTPNSTAAAPAVSDSVNTTENKPFDTEKYDEVTEGKASILYPKGNTVFYNPVQQFNRDISIVGIRAWSEIYNEQVLIPRLERSKNAKNKANKKRKRENDEGTVVSEPSTETKVEPESTSETQAETDAATTQDTPMSEANSATAAESSKPYIEIIEALSASGLRAIRYGKEIPYIKKVIANDFSKEAVKSIHANVEHNQIGSRVYPNEGDANIVMYQHKTKNVHVVDLDPYGSATPFMDAAVQSVCDGGLLLVTCTDLAVLAGNSYPEKCFSQYGGNTLNNDSCHEAALRLVLNMVASTAAKYGRAIEPLLSLSIDFYVRCFIRVRSQPALVKFNASKTMIVYNCSGCGTTTCQPLGRATAREKNNHVTYKHSYAQGPTVSSNCEHCGFVHHVAGPMWGGPLHDEKFVSKMLEIHDTLDTNVYKTTQRIKGMLTVAKSELDDTPFFVSLPHLSSVVKAPCPPLTTFASALLNGGYRISGTHCQPASIKTDATASFIWDVMREWIKLEKKGDTKNLSPTSPGGNILKTLETKHSISFEVHPKASELEKQRKSKLVRYQVNPTENWGPKAKAK